In one window of Catalinimonas alkaloidigena DNA:
- a CDS encoding TonB-dependent receptor, with amino-acid sequence MKSWLRNTSLPAGRAVGAALVLLLLWGWSRPATAQSSSAECRLSISGQVLDEHDGSVLEFSTLYIHDTGKGASADAEGRFQLTGLCPGTYHITVSHIGCKPLDRTLQLTSDSSFVFRLEHHAELLQEVVISTRPVPIAPVQTEVTLTGRTLQETRGQALGEALTRLPGVSVLQTGPTIFKPVIQGLYGNRIQLINNGVRLESQRWGTEHAPEIDPFLANELKVVKGASAVRYGPEAVGGAIVVNPPTLPTEAGLHGEANLIGFSNSRGGAASASLEGGLNRLEGFGWRIQGSGKRTGDWRAPTYLLSNTGVKELNLTAAAGYQHDRWGVDVYASRFSTELGILRSAHIGNLTDLQDALESGTPRYIAPFTYAIANPRQRVAHLLTKARAYYQSEHSGKWSLQYGGQYNNRREFDIRRGDRSDRPALFMQLATHTLDLNWEQERHAHWRHAAGLTGTLQHNRNRSLITGTLPLVPDFLTRSVGAYWIERYVRDRWELEAGLRGDYRWQQVLTFARSAGSYTADSLIRPVYHLKSLSGSVGAVYHVDEGVVLQSQLGLASRMPTMNELYSQGLHHGTASLERGPAIYTADPAVGVNPDTVFRNEQAYKWINTLTYKRPRLSGELSAYFQYIPGFIFLQPQGTELTIRGAFPVFHYQQTDARLLGADLNVTYNLTSRLVLTGQGAVVRARDLLRRDFLPWIPADRIGGSLTYQWPQLRQLRNLYLSVGTSHVRQQTRVPTNREHLNFGLETPPTVLDFAAPPPAYTLWRLDAGTTLPLGPHQLGVTVSVTNLLNTRYRDYLNRLRYYADDTGRNLTIRLHYSF; translated from the coding sequence ATGAAAAGTTGGTTACGTAACACATCCCTGCCTGCGGGTCGAGCCGTCGGAGCTGCGCTTGTTCTGTTACTCTTGTGGGGCTGGTCACGGCCCGCGACGGCTCAGTCTTCTTCTGCCGAGTGTCGGCTGTCGATTTCCGGACAAGTCCTGGACGAGCACGACGGCTCGGTGCTGGAATTTTCAACCCTTTATATCCACGATACGGGCAAAGGCGCTTCGGCCGATGCCGAGGGTCGTTTTCAACTGACAGGCCTGTGCCCGGGCACGTACCACATCACCGTAAGTCATATCGGGTGCAAGCCGCTGGACCGCACCCTTCAGCTTACCTCCGACTCTTCGTTTGTATTTCGGCTGGAGCACCACGCCGAACTGTTGCAGGAAGTGGTAATCTCGACGCGGCCCGTGCCCATCGCACCTGTGCAAACAGAAGTTACTCTGACCGGGCGCACCTTGCAGGAAACCCGCGGCCAAGCCCTTGGCGAAGCCCTGACGCGTCTGCCCGGCGTCAGCGTACTGCAAACAGGACCGACGATTTTCAAGCCGGTGATTCAGGGCCTGTACGGCAACCGCATTCAACTGATCAACAACGGCGTACGCCTCGAAAGCCAACGCTGGGGTACCGAACACGCACCCGAAATTGACCCGTTTCTGGCCAACGAACTCAAGGTTGTAAAAGGCGCTTCGGCGGTGCGCTACGGTCCCGAGGCCGTGGGCGGTGCCATCGTCGTCAATCCGCCTACCCTGCCGACCGAAGCGGGCCTGCACGGCGAGGCCAATCTGATCGGCTTTTCGAACAGCCGTGGGGGCGCGGCCTCCGCTTCGCTCGAAGGCGGCCTCAACCGCCTGGAGGGATTTGGCTGGCGCATCCAGGGCTCGGGCAAACGGACCGGCGACTGGCGCGCGCCCACGTACCTTCTGTCGAACACAGGCGTGAAAGAATTGAACCTGACGGCCGCCGCGGGCTATCAGCACGACCGCTGGGGAGTCGACGTGTACGCCAGCCGGTTTTCGACGGAACTGGGCATTTTGCGCAGCGCGCACATCGGGAACCTTACCGACCTGCAAGACGCACTGGAAAGCGGAACACCGCGCTACATCGCCCCTTTTACGTACGCCATTGCCAATCCGCGTCAGCGGGTTGCCCACTTGCTGACCAAGGCGCGGGCCTATTACCAAAGCGAACACAGCGGCAAATGGTCGCTGCAATACGGCGGGCAGTACAACAACCGGCGCGAATTCGACATTCGCCGGGGTGATCGGTCCGACCGACCCGCGCTGTTCATGCAACTGGCAACCCATACCCTGGACCTGAACTGGGAACAGGAACGACATGCCCATTGGCGACACGCGGCGGGCCTGACCGGTACGCTGCAACACAACCGCAACCGGTCGCTCATTACCGGCACGCTGCCGTTGGTACCCGATTTTCTGACGCGCTCAGTAGGGGCATACTGGATCGAGCGCTACGTCCGCGATCGCTGGGAACTGGAAGCCGGCCTGCGTGGCGATTACCGCTGGCAGCAGGTGCTGACGTTTGCGCGCAGCGCAGGATCGTACACCGCCGATTCGCTGATCCGACCGGTCTATCACCTGAAAAGCCTTTCGGGAAGCGTGGGAGCGGTCTATCACGTGGACGAGGGCGTAGTGCTACAAAGCCAGTTGGGACTCGCCTCACGTATGCCGACGATGAACGAACTGTACAGCCAGGGGCTACACCACGGCACCGCTTCGCTGGAACGGGGGCCTGCCATCTACACTGCCGACCCGGCGGTGGGCGTCAATCCCGACACCGTCTTCCGCAACGAACAGGCGTACAAATGGATCAATACCCTGACGTACAAACGCCCCCGCCTGTCGGGCGAGTTGAGCGCTTATTTTCAATACATTCCCGGGTTCATTTTTCTGCAACCGCAGGGCACGGAACTGACCATCCGGGGCGCTTTTCCGGTATTCCATTACCAACAGACCGACGCACGGCTGCTGGGCGCCGACCTGAACGTCACCTACAACCTGACGTCCCGGCTGGTGCTGACCGGGCAAGGCGCTGTGGTACGGGCACGCGACCTGCTCCGCCGCGATTTCCTTCCCTGGATTCCGGCCGACCGGATCGGCGGTTCGCTGACGTATCAATGGCCCCAGCTCCGGCAACTTCGCAACCTGTATCTGTCGGTCGGTACGTCGCACGTCCGGCAACAGACCCGGGTCCCCACCAACCGCGAACACCTGAACTTTGGACTGGAGACGCCACCCACCGTCCTCGACTTTGCCGCTCCACCACCGGCGTATACCCTCTGGCGACTTGATGCCGGCACCACGCTGCCCCTCGGCCCCCACCAACTGGGCGTTACAGTTTCGGTGACCAACCTGCTCAACACCCGCTACCGCGATTACCTAAACCGCCTACGTTACTACGCCGACGATACCGGCCGTAACCTGACCATTCGCCTTCATTATAGTTTTTAG
- a CDS encoding VIT1/CCC1 transporter family protein — protein sequence MHTSHDEPQLHGTPTGLGRYQDYLAEFVYGGIDGSITTFAVVAGSAGAGLDSSIILILGFANLLADGFSMSVGSYLSHQAERDAYEKNRQIEYDEVDQLPEQERDEIREIYRGKGFEGELLEKVVEVITADRDRWVNVMMKEELEMIPSNKPALGMALATFVAFVIVGFIPLLVYVLDYAFTIEIARRFEISSGLTLIAFALIGFFKSRVNEKRAWRGVLETVLLGVTAAVVAYAVGHLLEHWLAG from the coding sequence ATGCACACATCTCACGACGAACCCCAACTTCACGGCACGCCTACGGGCCTGGGGCGGTATCAGGACTACCTGGCCGAGTTTGTTTACGGCGGCATCGACGGCAGCATCACCACCTTTGCCGTAGTGGCCGGTTCGGCCGGAGCGGGGCTGGATTCCTCCATCATCCTGATTCTGGGGTTTGCCAACCTGCTGGCCGATGGTTTTTCCATGTCGGTCGGGAGTTACCTGTCGCACCAGGCCGAGCGGGATGCCTACGAAAAAAATCGCCAGATCGAATACGATGAGGTCGATCAGCTTCCGGAACAGGAACGCGACGAGATTCGGGAAATCTACCGTGGCAAAGGGTTCGAAGGCGAGCTTCTGGAGAAGGTGGTCGAGGTGATTACGGCCGATCGTGACCGTTGGGTCAACGTGATGATGAAAGAAGAACTGGAGATGATTCCGTCGAACAAGCCGGCCCTGGGCATGGCGCTGGCTACGTTCGTCGCCTTTGTCATCGTGGGGTTTATTCCCCTGTTGGTGTACGTGCTCGACTACGCGTTCACCATAGAAATAGCCCGGAGGTTCGAAATTTCCTCCGGGCTTACCTTAATTGCGTTCGCACTGATTGGTTTCTTTAAAAGCCGCGTCAACGAAAAACGTGCGTGGCGTGGCGTGCTCGAAACGGTGCTGTTGGGTGTCACCGCAGCTGTGGTGGCCTACGCCGTAGGCCACCTGCTGGAACACTGGCTGGCAGGTTAG
- a CDS encoding fatty acid desaturase family protein, which translates to MNSKVRFVSSQKTEFFPILRKRVDQYFRDHNLSQKGNEKVILKTIVMFALYFVPYFMIISGAFPLGVMWLLALVMGLGIAGIGLAVMHDANHGTLSDHAWINRFFGYSLNVIGGNAFTWKVQHNVLHHTYTNIHEMDEDLDAGIIVRLSPHAPHYYLHRYQHIYAFMLYGLVTLSWVLFKDFIKITRYNKMGLTAKQRANASVEVGVIILTKLLYVAYMVVLPLVLLDITWWQFLIGFMTMHLTAGLILSLVFQTAHVVEETLHPQVNAEGCIENQWAIHQLVTTANFSRKNRLLSWYVGGLNYQVEHHLFPNINHIHYRPLSEIVKATAAEFDLPYHDQPTFLKAIRSHARLLKELGKPVPAVASVRPKAEAVMAD; encoded by the coding sequence ATGAATTCCAAAGTTCGCTTTGTCTCTTCTCAAAAAACCGAGTTTTTTCCTATCCTGCGTAAACGTGTTGATCAGTATTTCCGTGATCACAACCTCTCGCAAAAAGGCAACGAGAAGGTGATCTTGAAAACGATCGTCATGTTCGCGCTCTATTTTGTTCCTTACTTCATGATCATTTCCGGCGCATTCCCACTCGGTGTGATGTGGTTGCTGGCGTTGGTGATGGGGCTGGGCATCGCGGGCATTGGCCTGGCGGTGATGCACGACGCCAACCACGGCACCCTCTCGGACCACGCCTGGATCAACCGTTTTTTTGGCTATAGCCTGAACGTGATCGGCGGCAATGCCTTTACCTGGAAAGTTCAGCACAACGTGTTGCACCATACCTATACCAACATCCACGAGATGGACGAAGACCTCGATGCCGGCATCATCGTGCGGCTTTCGCCCCACGCGCCGCATTACTACCTGCACCGCTACCAGCACATCTACGCCTTTATGCTTTATGGGCTGGTGACGCTGTCGTGGGTGTTGTTCAAAGATTTTATCAAGATTACGCGCTACAATAAAATGGGCCTCACGGCCAAGCAACGCGCCAATGCCTCGGTCGAAGTCGGGGTGATTATCCTGACCAAGCTGCTCTACGTAGCCTACATGGTGGTGCTGCCGCTGGTGCTGCTCGACATTACGTGGTGGCAGTTTCTGATCGGTTTCATGACCATGCACCTGACAGCGGGGCTGATTCTGAGCCTGGTGTTTCAGACGGCGCACGTGGTAGAAGAAACCCTCCACCCGCAGGTGAACGCCGAAGGCTGCATCGAAAACCAATGGGCCATTCACCAGTTGGTGACTACCGCTAATTTTTCCCGCAAAAACCGTCTTTTGTCCTGGTATGTCGGCGGCCTGAACTATCAGGTAGAACACCATTTGTTCCCCAACATCAACCACATTCACTACCGGCCCCTCTCGGAAATTGTGAAGGCGACGGCGGCCGAGTTCGACCTGCCGTACCACGATCAGCCCACGTTCCTGAAGGCCATCCGTTCGCACGCGCGTCTGCTAAAAGAGTTAGGCAAGCCGGTTCCGGCAGTGGCTTCGGTACGCCCGAAAGCCGAAGCCGTCATGGCCGACTAA
- the eutC gene encoding ethanolamine ammonia-lyase subunit EutC, which produces MHTEDGWEHLRAFTAARIALGRAGGSLPSTPWLSFQLAHARARDAVWSAFDLKAMRKQLEPLGLSVLSLRSQATDRADYLRRPDLGRKLQETADEALSQCAAPSDVCFVVTDGLSSYAVAENAFPFLETLLPLLIQEGLRVGPLCLVTQGRVAIGDEIAVQLGSRLVVVLIGERPGLSAPNSMGIYFTYQPHPGITDEKRNCISNVRPEGLPPTAAAEKLHYLLREAFRRKLTGLALKDDQELRLR; this is translated from the coding sequence ATGCATACGGAAGACGGATGGGAGCATTTGCGCGCGTTTACCGCCGCCCGCATTGCCCTGGGCCGGGCCGGTGGCAGCCTGCCTTCCACGCCGTGGCTCTCGTTTCAGTTGGCCCACGCCCGCGCCCGCGATGCGGTCTGGTCGGCGTTCGACCTCAAAGCGATGCGCAAACAACTTGAGCCGCTCGGATTGAGTGTGCTGTCGCTGCGCAGCCAGGCCACCGACCGGGCCGACTACCTGCGTCGTCCCGATTTAGGGCGGAAGCTGCAAGAAACGGCCGACGAAGCCCTTAGCCAATGTGCGGCCCCTTCGGACGTATGTTTCGTGGTGACCGATGGGCTGTCGTCCTATGCCGTGGCCGAAAACGCGTTTCCGTTTCTGGAAACCCTGTTACCGCTTTTGATTCAGGAGGGTCTGCGGGTAGGACCGCTGTGCCTCGTCACCCAGGGACGCGTGGCCATCGGCGACGAAATTGCCGTGCAGTTGGGCAGCCGGCTCGTGGTGGTGCTGATCGGCGAACGGCCCGGCCTCAGTGCGCCCAACAGCATGGGCATCTATTTTACGTACCAGCCCCACCCCGGCATTACCGACGAGAAGCGCAACTGCATTTCGAACGTGCGCCCCGAGGGGCTGCCTCCCACTGCCGCCGCCGAAAAACTTCATTACTTGTTGCGAGAAGCGTTCCGGCGTAAACTCACGGGTCTGGCGTTAAAAGACGATCAGGAACTTCGCCTGAGATGA
- a CDS encoding ethanolamine ammonia-lyase subunit EutB, with protein sequence MAYQHTVAGHVYRFPDLKTVMAKASPRRSGDELAGIAAQRSVERVAAQMCLAALPLKRFLQEELIPYETDEVTRLIADTHDAEAFAPVAHMTVGDFRNWLLSSAATTTALQRLAPGLTPEMVAAVSKLMRLQDLVLVASKCEVVTQFRNTLGQHGHFATRLQPNHPTDDLRGVAASILDGLLYGCGDAVIGVNPATDQPRTVRRLLEMMNEIRERFDVPTQTCVLAHLTTTLPLLESGAPVDLVFQSIGGTEATNRSFGVSLAMLQEAYEAALSLHRGTTGQNVMYFETGQGSSLSAGAHHGVDQQTCEARAYAVARQFKPLLVNTVVGFIGPEYLYDGKQITRAGLEDHFCGKLLGLPMGCDVCYTNHAEADQDDMDGLLTLLATAGCNFVIGVPGADDVMLHYQSTSFHDALYVRQLLGLRPAPEFEAWLQRMEIMTPQLQLRSIPPHHHLLAGLTSPS encoded by the coding sequence TTGGCGTATCAACATACTGTAGCGGGTCATGTGTACCGTTTTCCGGACCTGAAAACGGTTATGGCCAAGGCCTCGCCCCGCCGTTCCGGCGACGAGCTGGCGGGCATTGCGGCGCAACGGAGTGTAGAACGGGTCGCGGCACAAATGTGCCTGGCCGCGTTGCCACTGAAGCGCTTTTTGCAGGAGGAGCTGATTCCGTACGAAACCGATGAGGTGACGCGCCTCATTGCGGACACGCACGATGCGGAGGCATTTGCGCCGGTCGCCCACATGACGGTAGGCGATTTCCGCAACTGGCTGCTGTCGTCGGCCGCCACCACGACCGCATTGCAAAGGCTGGCTCCCGGTCTCACCCCCGAAATGGTGGCCGCCGTCAGTAAGCTCATGCGCTTGCAGGATCTGGTGCTGGTTGCCAGCAAGTGCGAGGTGGTCACGCAGTTCCGCAATACGTTGGGGCAACATGGTCATTTCGCGACGCGCCTGCAGCCCAACCACCCGACCGACGACCTGCGGGGCGTCGCAGCTTCGATCCTCGACGGCCTGTTGTACGGCTGCGGCGATGCGGTCATCGGGGTCAATCCGGCCACCGACCAGCCCCGGACGGTCCGGCGCTTGCTGGAGATGATGAACGAAATCCGCGAACGGTTCGATGTCCCGACACAGACGTGCGTATTGGCACACCTGACGACCACCCTCCCCTTGCTGGAAAGCGGGGCACCGGTCGATCTGGTTTTTCAGTCCATCGGCGGCACCGAGGCGACCAACCGCAGCTTCGGTGTCTCGCTCGCGATGCTACAGGAAGCCTACGAAGCGGCGCTGTCCCTGCACCGGGGAACTACCGGGCAAAACGTGATGTATTTCGAAACCGGACAAGGCAGCAGTCTTTCGGCCGGAGCGCACCACGGAGTCGATCAGCAAACCTGCGAGGCCCGTGCCTACGCCGTCGCCCGGCAGTTCAAGCCCCTGTTGGTGAATACCGTGGTGGGGTTTATCGGTCCGGAATACCTCTACGATGGCAAACAGATCACGCGCGCGGGCCTGGAAGATCACTTTTGTGGCAAACTGCTCGGCCTGCCGATGGGCTGCGACGTATGTTACACCAACCACGCCGAAGCCGACCAGGACGACATGGACGGTCTGTTGACCCTGCTGGCGACGGCGGGGTGCAACTTCGTTATCGGCGTGCCGGGTGCCGACGACGTGATGCTCCACTACCAGAGCACCTCTTTTCACGATGCTCTGTACGTGCGCCAGTTGTTGGGCCTCCGCCCCGCGCCCGAATTCGAAGCGTGGCTACAGCGCATGGAGATCATGACGCCCCAACTTCAGTTACGTTCCATTCCGCCTCACCACCATCTGCTGGCGGGGCTCACCTCACCCTCGTAA